One Manihot esculenta cultivar AM560-2 chromosome 6, M.esculenta_v8, whole genome shotgun sequence DNA segment encodes these proteins:
- the LOC110617448 gene encoding D-aminoacyl-tRNA deacylase isoform X1 codes for MVTLVVATTIDAASIGPASALLSMPGWQPGPPWPEDAQSFVNKEVRLIKLGNRLVKEDHLDKRWEEATGESVNEVIFLSKHVASSSRPALTIHPIGTPHISEGEVLVAGGKAGWVAPPNPRIGPWLRLLKTIAASHNLSPEFEVTLEATHHGPVINSPTMFVEIGSTEEYWRRQDAAQTIALLVWQGLGLGEGISVGDWPRNNGKNKILFGIGGGHYVPRHMDIVLKDGVWVGHLLSGYSLQMEDPNPSQPKVPVNANAVGGTWREAIKVAFEATKMAFPGGEVLAHLDQKSFKSWQRNAIKGFLVDRNIKIGKPSDF; via the exons ATGGTGACCCTGGTGGTGGCGACCACCATCGACGCGGCCTCTATCGGCCCAGCTTCCGCTCTGTTATCCATGCCCGGTTGGCAACCCGGCCCCCCCTGGCCT GAGGATGCTCAAAGTTTTGTGAACAAGGAGGTGAGGCTAATAAAATTAGGCAACCGCCTTGTGAAGGAGGATCATTTAGATAAACGGTGGGAGGAGGCAACTGGCGAGTCTGTGAATGAGGTCATATTTCTTAGCAAGCATGTTGCTTCATCAAGCAGACCTGCTCTCACAATTCACCCTATTG GTACTCCACATATTAGTGAAGGTGAGGTTCTAGTTGCTGGTGGAAAGGCAGGATGGGTTGCACCTCCAAATCCTAGGATAGGGCCATGGTTGAGACTCTTGAAGACCATTGCTGCATCACATAATCTATCTCCTGAATTTGAG GTTACCTTGGAGGCTACTCATCATGGACCAGTAATTAATTCACCAACCATGTTTGTAGAGATTG GTAGCACAGAAGAGTACTGGAGGAGGCAGGATGCTGCACAGACCATTGCTTTA TTAGTGTGGCAAGGATTGGGTCTTGGAGAAGGAATTTCTGTGGGAGACTGGCCTAG GAATAACGGCAAAAACAAAATTCTTTTCGGAATAGGTGGTGGGCATTATGTGCCACGGCATATGGACATTGTTTT AAAAGATGGTGTTTGGGTAGGCCATCTGCTCTCTGGGTATTCCTTACAGATGGAAGATCCTAATCCTAGCCAACCAAAAGTACCAGTGAATGCTAATGCCGTGGGTGGAACTTGGAGGGAAGCAATCAAGGTTGCATTTGAGGCTACCAAAATGGCTTTTCCTGGGGGAGAAGTTCTAGCCCATCTTGACCAAAA GAGTTTCAAGAGTTGGCAGAGGAATGCCATTAAAGGTTTCTTGGTGGATCGGAACATAAAGATTGGCAAACCCAGTGACTTCTAA
- the LOC110617900 gene encoding protein BREAKING OF ASYMMETRY IN THE STOMATAL LINEAGE, translating into MNKVSDVKKDEKRGKRACKTLPWRNKNGNEKRVNQEFTLDRTTVSMQNKSNNSGWPHFQDEDFIVFCFKENGAFDVVKDGKPEAFELFDSGQRSPRPVIRKEEEEQKSYLDVESHSVTSSRSYKFEEVGNHRMVSVESSDSNQSESSTESFSFPILHWELTGSPEQMSISEGQYTRKHKLTCAHFHCWKF; encoded by the exons ATGAACAAGGTTTCTGACGTCAAGAAGGATGAGAAGAGAGGCAAAAGGGCTTGCAAAACATTGCCATGGCGAAACAAAAATGGAAATGAGAAACGAGTAAACCAGGAATTTACACTGGACAGAACCACTGTTTCAATGCAAAATAAGAGTAATAACTCAGGCTGGCCGCATTTTCAAGATGAGGACTTCATAGTTTTCTGCTTTAAAGAGAATGGTGCATTTGATGTTGTGAAAGATGGCAAGCCAGAagcttttgagctctttgaTTCTGGGCAGAGAAGTCCAAGGCCTGTCATTAGAAAG gaagaggaagagcagaAGAGTTACTTGGATGTAGAGTCGCATTCTGTTACCAGCTCCAGGAGCTATAAATTTGAAGAAGTGGGAAACCATAGGATGGTGTCTGTGGAATCGAGCGACTCCAATCAATCAGAAAGCAGCACAGAGTCTTTTTCCTTTCCTAT ATTGCACTGGGAGCTGACGGGCAGTCCTGAACAGATGTCAATATCAGAGGGCCAATACACAAGGAAGCACAAACTAACTTGTGCTCATTTTCACTGTTGGAAATTCTAA
- the LOC110616539 gene encoding dof zinc finger protein DOF5.4, with product MQDIHSIGGGARLFSAGGGDRRLRPHHHQNHQALKCPRCDSLNTKFCYYNNYNLSQPRHFCKSCRRYWTKGGVLRNVPVGGGCRKTKRSKPKQPTSTADTSFTSTNTATTTTSATPPSQQQEQQRERKSSNSHSSSASSSLTATNTTAGNTGIEAVSAHSSCSASNNILHGIGESKLFAHANINPSFEPGLLQQGSDCGIFSDIGSFTSLITSTNEQLHFGFSNILNQQNLDHVQENQNQQWQLPQQQQQQMVDMSGEEITGGLIDQTVHLELSALQSNTSGNGEFGPLDWQGAGGQCLFDLPNAVDQAYWSQSHWTDQDPSSLYLP from the coding sequence ATGCAAGACATCCACTCAATTGGTGGCGGAGCCCGGTTATTTAGCGCTGGAGGTGGTGACCGGAGGTTGAGGCCGCATCACCACCAGAACCACCAAGCGTTAAAGTGTCCTAGGTGTGATTCACTTAACACCAAGTTTTGCTACTACAACAACTACAACCTCTCACAGCCACGCCACTTCTGCAAGAGTTGCCGCAGGTACTGGACTAAAGGCGGCGTCCTACGCAACGTCCCTGTGGGCGGTGGCTGTCGCAAGACGAAGCGTTCCAAGCCCAAACAACCAACCTCGACCGCAGATACTTCCTTCACGTCAACTAATACAGCAACCACTACTACCAGCGCGACACCACCGTCGCAGCAGCAGGAACAACAACGAGAGCGGAAATCATCAAATTCTCATTCTAGCAGCGCAAGCTCCAGTCTGACAGCCACAAATACTACAGCGGGTAACACTGGTATAGAAGCAGTTTCCGCGCATTCTTCGTGCTCTGCCTCTAATAATATACTGCACGGAATTGGTGAATCTAAGCTATTTGCACATGCCAACATAAATCCAAGCTTTGAGCCTGGGTTGCTGCAGCAAGGATCGGACTGTGGGATCTTCTCCGATATTGGAAGCTTTACAAGCTTAATTACGTCAACAAATGAGCAGTTGCACTTTGGATTTAGTAACATACTGAATCAACAGAATCTTGATCACGTGCAAGAGAACCAGAATCAGCAGTGGCAACTTccgcagcagcagcagcagcagatgGTGGATATGAGTGGGGAGGAGATAACGGGAGGGTTGATTGATCAGACGGTTCACCTCGAGTTATCAGCTCTGCAGAGTAATACATCAGGTAATGGGGAGTTTGGGCCATTGGATTGGCAGGGCGCTGGAGGTCAATGTTTGTTTGATCTTCCTAACGCCGTCGATCAAGCTTACTGGAGCCAGAGTCATTGGACTGATCAGGATCCCTCCAGTCTGTATCTCCCGTAA
- the LOC110617167 gene encoding uncharacterized protein LOC110617167 isoform X2, translating to MLNFMKEFNTIYADEKPGIESIAGRSNLNDFPVYESFEFVENSQELKELSKNQYSELKTNRKKELGEFRNRKGPDSHRCSEYSSNGEECSKSATESEADGRKKVYCKWNPADYDNPDVVAFLDDSSYDLFKDILSDTESISQEDFSIDKYKSDRFNLSSLLNSDSESCDSTKETLERLARIANDLEFMAHDDCINEQPNNFKRFLMEDKEEFNEEDDILINHPIKKIVNSIHLYEKGVKNQCGTEQHGDKRLSMKDEEDFQGRNEILFQLIIGAQREKEEIASSNLSLSSTTSAADCRKSNACITGDLGASMPDAAEDCQQILEPESTMSSNIESFRTSSEGESIASSTEANRPSWPIEKPEGTTSISIPSRIRKANAQSFAFPILTPELPGSPVRIGTGARQRLATANGLRQLRKTRRWKSIVCCKFVK from the exons ATGCTCAACTTTATGAAAGAATTCAACACGATTTACGCCGATGAAAAGCCAG GCATTGAAAGCATTGCCGGCCGTTCGAACTTAAACGATTTTCCTGTTTACGAGTCGTTTGAATTCGTTGAGAACTCTCAGGAACTGAAAGAATTAAGTAAGAATCAATACAGTGAATTAAAAACTAACAGAAAGAAGGAACTTGGAGAGTTCAGGAATCGAAAAGGACCTGATAGTCATAGGTGTTCAGAGTATTCATCAAATGGAGAAGAATGTTCTAAGAGTGCCACAGAATCAGAAGCCGACGGGAGGAAGAAGGTTTATTGCAAATGGAATCCGGCGGATTATGACAATCCAGACGTGGTTGCCTTCTTGGATGACAGCAGTTATGACTTGTTCAAGGATATTTTGTCGGACACAGAATCCATTAGCCAGGAAGACTTTTCGATAGACAAATATAAATCAGACCGTTTTAATCTTTCTTCCTTGCTCAATTCTGATTCAGAAAGCTGTGACTCAACCAAAGAAACTCTGGAAAGGTTGGCACGGATTGCTAATGACTTGGAATTCATGGCACATGATGACTGCATAAATGAGCAACCCAATAATTTCAAAAGGTTCCTGATGGAAGATAAAGAAGAATTCAATGAAGAGGATGATATTCTGATTAACCACCCTATTAAAAAGATTGTAAACTCAATTCACCTGTATGAAAAGGGGGTAAAAAATCAATGTGGAACTGAGCAACATGGTGACAAAAGGTTGTCAATGAAAGACGAAGAAGATTTCCAAGGCAGAAATGAGATTTTATTTCAGTTAATCATAGGG GCTCagagagaaaaggaagagaTAGCATCCTCCAACCTTTCATTATCTTCCACAACCTCCGCAGCAGACTGCCGAAAAAGCAACGCCTGCATCACAGGTGACTTGGGGGCATCCATGCCAGATGCAGCAGAAGATTGTCAACAGATTCTTGAACCTGAAAGTACAATGTCCTCTAACATTGAAAGCTTTAGAACTTCGAGTGAGGGAGAATCTATAGCTAGTTCCACTGAAGCTAATCGTCCTTCATGGCCGATAGAAAAACCAGAGGGTACCACTAGCATCTCTATTCCTTCAAGAATCCGAAAAGCCAACGCACAATCTTTTGCTTTCCCCAT ATTGACCCCAGAATTGCCTGGAAGCCCTGTAAGAATAGGTACTGGTGCCAGACAACGGCTGGCAACCGCTAATGGACTGAGGCAACTGCGTAAGACCCGACGTTGGAAATCTATTGTTTGCTGCAAATTTGTCAAATGA
- the LOC110617448 gene encoding D-aminoacyl-tRNA deacylase isoform X2: MVTLVVATTIDAASIGPASALLSMPGWQPGPPWPEDAQSFVNKEVRLIKLGNRLVKEDHLDKRWEEATGESVNEVIFLSKHVASSSRPALTIHPIGTPHISEGEVLVAGGKAGWVAPPNPRIGPWLRLLKTIAASHNLSPEFEVTLEATHHGPVINSPTMFVEIGSTEEYWRRQDAAQTIALLVWQGLGLGEGISVGDWPRNNGKNKILFGIGGGHYVPRHMDIVLSFKSWQRNAIKGFLVDRNIKIGKPSDF, encoded by the exons ATGGTGACCCTGGTGGTGGCGACCACCATCGACGCGGCCTCTATCGGCCCAGCTTCCGCTCTGTTATCCATGCCCGGTTGGCAACCCGGCCCCCCCTGGCCT GAGGATGCTCAAAGTTTTGTGAACAAGGAGGTGAGGCTAATAAAATTAGGCAACCGCCTTGTGAAGGAGGATCATTTAGATAAACGGTGGGAGGAGGCAACTGGCGAGTCTGTGAATGAGGTCATATTTCTTAGCAAGCATGTTGCTTCATCAAGCAGACCTGCTCTCACAATTCACCCTATTG GTACTCCACATATTAGTGAAGGTGAGGTTCTAGTTGCTGGTGGAAAGGCAGGATGGGTTGCACCTCCAAATCCTAGGATAGGGCCATGGTTGAGACTCTTGAAGACCATTGCTGCATCACATAATCTATCTCCTGAATTTGAG GTTACCTTGGAGGCTACTCATCATGGACCAGTAATTAATTCACCAACCATGTTTGTAGAGATTG GTAGCACAGAAGAGTACTGGAGGAGGCAGGATGCTGCACAGACCATTGCTTTA TTAGTGTGGCAAGGATTGGGTCTTGGAGAAGGAATTTCTGTGGGAGACTGGCCTAG GAATAACGGCAAAAACAAAATTCTTTTCGGAATAGGTGGTGGGCATTATGTGCCACGGCATATGGACATTGTTTT GAGTTTCAAGAGTTGGCAGAGGAATGCCATTAAAGGTTTCTTGGTGGATCGGAACATAAAGATTGGCAAACCCAGTGACTTCTAA
- the LOC110617167 gene encoding uncharacterized protein LOC110617167 isoform X1 — protein MLNFMKEFNTIYADEKPGIESIAGRSNLNDFPVYESFEFVENSQELKELSKNQYSELKTNRKKELGEFRNRKGPDSHRCSEYSSNGEECSKSATESEADGRKKVYCKWNPADYDNPDVVAFLDDSSYDLFKDILSDTESISQEDFSIDKYKSDRFNLSSLLNSDSESCDSTKETLERLARIANDLEFMAHDDCINEQPNNFKRFLMEDKEEFNEEDDILINHPIKKIVNSIHLYEKGVKNQCGTEQHGDKRLSMKDEEDFQGRNEILFQLIIGAQREKEEIASSNLSLSSTTSAADCRKSNACITGDLGASMPDAAEDCQQILEPESTMSSNIESFRTSSEGESIASSTEANRPSWPIEKPEGTTSISIPSRIRKANAQSFAFPMYFLILFTYSQFIILSVPKLFEQAVNISALYFQIDPRIAWKPCKNRYWCQTTAGNR, from the exons ATGCTCAACTTTATGAAAGAATTCAACACGATTTACGCCGATGAAAAGCCAG GCATTGAAAGCATTGCCGGCCGTTCGAACTTAAACGATTTTCCTGTTTACGAGTCGTTTGAATTCGTTGAGAACTCTCAGGAACTGAAAGAATTAAGTAAGAATCAATACAGTGAATTAAAAACTAACAGAAAGAAGGAACTTGGAGAGTTCAGGAATCGAAAAGGACCTGATAGTCATAGGTGTTCAGAGTATTCATCAAATGGAGAAGAATGTTCTAAGAGTGCCACAGAATCAGAAGCCGACGGGAGGAAGAAGGTTTATTGCAAATGGAATCCGGCGGATTATGACAATCCAGACGTGGTTGCCTTCTTGGATGACAGCAGTTATGACTTGTTCAAGGATATTTTGTCGGACACAGAATCCATTAGCCAGGAAGACTTTTCGATAGACAAATATAAATCAGACCGTTTTAATCTTTCTTCCTTGCTCAATTCTGATTCAGAAAGCTGTGACTCAACCAAAGAAACTCTGGAAAGGTTGGCACGGATTGCTAATGACTTGGAATTCATGGCACATGATGACTGCATAAATGAGCAACCCAATAATTTCAAAAGGTTCCTGATGGAAGATAAAGAAGAATTCAATGAAGAGGATGATATTCTGATTAACCACCCTATTAAAAAGATTGTAAACTCAATTCACCTGTATGAAAAGGGGGTAAAAAATCAATGTGGAACTGAGCAACATGGTGACAAAAGGTTGTCAATGAAAGACGAAGAAGATTTCCAAGGCAGAAATGAGATTTTATTTCAGTTAATCATAGGG GCTCagagagaaaaggaagagaTAGCATCCTCCAACCTTTCATTATCTTCCACAACCTCCGCAGCAGACTGCCGAAAAAGCAACGCCTGCATCACAGGTGACTTGGGGGCATCCATGCCAGATGCAGCAGAAGATTGTCAACAGATTCTTGAACCTGAAAGTACAATGTCCTCTAACATTGAAAGCTTTAGAACTTCGAGTGAGGGAGAATCTATAGCTAGTTCCACTGAAGCTAATCGTCCTTCATGGCCGATAGAAAAACCAGAGGGTACCACTAGCATCTCTATTCCTTCAAGAATCCGAAAAGCCAACGCACAATCTTTTGCTTTCCCCATGTATTTCCTAATCCTATTTACATATAGTCAATTTATCATCCTCTCTGTGCCTAAGCTTTTTGAGCAGGCTGTTAACATTTCTGCTTTATATTTTCAGATTGACCCCAGAATTGCCTGGAAGCCCTGTAAGAATAGGTACTGGTGCCAGACAACGGCTGGCAACCGCTAA
- the LOC110616664 gene encoding protein MICROTUBULE BINDING PROTEIN 2C — translation MYSQHFVDLQGDNDFVDPKSLFSSPTLRRAQSQLSAHTSTSAATIGAAGTVDPVLYNNLVEIFPLVESLIDRKANSSFMRRGSMIYTKTPSRDKKMIDPKGRYTTQSIPAKKKKEHRDKDQSKHAVDNQDADGVSISSSRDLATEKDLEELVTLREQVEDLQRKLLEKDELLKSAEISKNQINVVHTELDELKHQATEKDSLIKSTQLQLYDTKIKLADKQAALEKIQWEAMTSNRKVEKLQEDLDSLQGDISSFMRLFEGLANSDSTIDAEDYDTKPRYLDPLPDIDDFDEKEMQEMEEARQAYMIAVAVAKEKQDEESIAAAASARLRLQSCVLKSNSRNAGKDFNNSGDSQAS, via the exons ATGTATTCTCAACATTTCGTAGATTTGCAAGGAGATAACGATTTCGTGGACCCCAAATCGTTGTTCTCTTCCCCGACTCTCCGCCGGGCTCAGTCCCAACTCTCCGCTCACACTTCCACCTCCGCTGCCACCATTGGAGCAGCTGGCACTGTCGATCCTGTCCTATACAACAATCTAGTTGAGATATTCCCTCTTGTCGAGTCTCTCATC GATCGGAAAGCCAACAGTTCATTTATGCGTCGCGGTTCGATGATCTACACAAAGACGCCTTCCAGAGATAAAAAG ATGATTGATCCAAAAGGGAGGTATACAACTCAATCTATAccagcaaaaaagaaaaaggaacacAGAGACAAGGACCAAAGCAAGCATGCAGTTGATAATCAAGATGCTGATGGTGTCTCAATCAGTTCCTCAAGGGATTTGGCTACAGAAAAGGACTTAGAAGAGCTAGTCACGTTGAGGGAACAAGTTGAGGATTTGCAGAGGAAGTTATTGGAGAAAGATGAACTTCTGAAATCAGCTGAAATTTCAAAGAACCAGATAAATGTTGTCCATACCGAACTTGATGAACTAAAACACCAGGCAACAGAGAAGGATTCCTTAATTAAGTCTACTCAACTACAACTCTACGACACAAAG ATAAAGCTAGCAGACAAACAGGCTGCCCTAGAAAAGATACAGTGGGAAGCAATGACATCCAATAGGAAAGTGGAGAAGCTCCAGGAAGACCTAGATTCTCTCCAGGGAGACATTTCATCATTCATGAGGTTATTTGAAGGGTTGGCAAACAGTGATTCCACTATAGATGCTGAAGATTATGATACCAAACCACGTTATTTAGATCCTCTTCCTGATATT GATGATTTTGATGAGAAGGAGATGCAAGAAATGGAAGAAGCAAGACAAGCTTATATGATAGCTGTCGCTGTGGCAAAGGAAAAGCAAGATGAAGAGTCTATTGCTGCTGCAGCTAGTGCAAGACTACGTCTTCAATCTTGTGTTTTGAAATCCAACAGTAGGAATGCCGGTAAGGATTTTAACAATTCCGGGGATTCACAAGCGTCTTAA
- the LOC110618226 gene encoding dirigent protein 22, producing the protein MALESKLLLLLPLLVFSFTHTVASQSNITRMQFYMHDIQVGPHPTSVRVAGGSNSTMFGSIFVLDNPLTATPYPNSTLLGRAQGIYAMSSQENEFSLLMTLTYGFINGPYNGSSFSVLGRNPVMSEVREMPVVGGTGVFRLARGYCLAKTYSTDQSNGVIGYNVTLIHDIELD; encoded by the coding sequence ATGGCGCTGGAAAGCAAACTTCTGCTTCTCCTTCCACTGCTTGTATTCTCCTTCACTCACACTGTGGCCTCGCAGTCCAATATCACGCGTATGCAGTTCTACATGCATGACATTCAGGTCGGCCCTCATCCTACCTCAGTCCGGGTCGCAGGCGGTTCTAACTCCACTATGTTCGGATCCATTTTTGTTTTAGATAATCCACTCACGGCTACACCCTACCCGAATTCTACGTTGTTGGGACGTGCACAAGGGATATACGCCATGTCCtctcaagaaaatgagtttAGCCTTCTTATGACACTAACATATGGATTCATTAATGGACCTTATAATGGCAGCTCATTTAGTGTACTTGGCCGGAATCCAGTGATGAGTGAAGTGAGGGAAATGCCAGTCGTCGGTGGCACAGGAGTTTTTCGGCTCGCTCGTGGATATTGCTTGGCGAAGACATACTCAACGGATCAAAGCAATGGTGTAATTGGATACAACGTGACCTTGATACATGATATTGAGTTGGACTAG